A stretch of the Alnus glutinosa chromosome 6, dhAlnGlut1.1, whole genome shotgun sequence genome encodes the following:
- the LOC133870423 gene encoding probable serine/threonine-protein kinase PIX13 has product MGTYGFAAPEYVETGYLYLKSDVYGFGVVLLEMLTGLRAHDPNRTSDSQNLVLYAKLSLSDKNKLKKIMDSRLGELHPLEGACQAAHLIRRCLESDPKKCPPMEEVLEELENINTIKMKTKEIKARAKPGSNRRQEEHTKHQHRYNHHRSPIHQKNGFSGARARAYHH; this is encoded by the exons ATGGGCACTTACGGCTTTGCAGCTCCCGAATACGTTGAAACAG GTTATTTGTACTTAAAAAGTGATGTCTACGGTTTCGGGGTCGTATTGTTGGAAATGTTAACAGGCTTAAGGGCCCACGACCCCAATAGGACCAGTGATAGTCAGAACCTGGTCCTCTACGCCAAGCTATCTCTGTCTGACAAAAATAAACTCAAGAAAATAATGGACTCAAGGCTAGGTGAACTTCACCCACTAGAAGGTGCGTGCCAAGCAGCTCACCTAATAAGAAGATGTCTGGAATCCGACCCAAAAAAATGTCCACCGATGGAAGAAGTTTTGGAAGAGCTAGAAAACATCAATACCATCAAGATGAAAACAAAGGAGATAAAAGCTAGGGCAAAGCCTGGCTCCAATAGACGCCAAGAGGAGCATACCAAGCATCAGCATCGCTATAACCATCACCGGTCTCCAATTCACCAGAAGAATGGCTTTTCCGGCGCCAGAGCTAGAGCTTATCATCACTAG